The DNA region GCCAATGCACCACGGCGCACGGCGTTGCTGATAGCGACAGAGGTCGAGGCGAGGGTCTGGAGCAGTTGCGCCAGCGATGCCGGAATAGCTTGATTGGCTAGGGTTTGAGCCAGGGTTTGCATGCTGTTTCCTTATGTGAATTCGGGAGCCGATCCTGGGTGGCAATCATAGCGCAAAAATCCACAGTTTTCAGCGGTTACATGGCGGGTTTGTCCAACCGGGAAAAATAAGGCAGAATGGAGCCCTGAAGTTATCAGGCGGTTTCTGATACATAGCTGATGGAATAACAATAACATGACCCGACACTGGATTTATTCGGTACTTATGGCAATCCCATTTTCACTTGGCAGCGCGGCCAGCAGCGCGCAAACCCTTAGCGGTGGTAGCGAACCACTCACCGTTGATAGACTTTACGATTCACCGGATTTGGCAGGCAGTAGTCCGCGGCAACTGAAGTTGTCACCGGATGGCGCGCGCGCGACTTTTTTGGTGGGGCGTAAGGATAATCTGCATTTTTACGATTTATGGCAGATGGATGTCGCCAGCGGCAAGGTTAGTATGTTGCTGGATGCTTCCAAACTGCAACAGGGCGAATTATCCGATGAGGAAAAAGCCCGCCGCGAACGGCAACGGATTTATGGTGAAGGCATCATGGAATATGCCTGGGCCGATGATGGTAAGGCACTGCTGATCCCGTCATCCGGTAAACTCTATTATTACACGCTGGCCGATGGCAAAGTGCGGTTATTGCCAACTGGCGATGGTTTTGCCACCGATGCCAAATTGTCACCCAAGGGGCACTATGTCACTTTTGTTGCCGGGCAGAATCTATGGCTACTGACACTGGCGAACGACAAGCTCACGCAACTGACTAAAGACGGTGGCGGCGTGATTAAAAACGCTATGGCCGAATTTGTGGCGCAGGAAGAGATGGGGCGCATGACCGGCTACTGGTGGGCGCCGGATGAATCGGCAATTGCCTTTAACCGGGTGGATGAATCACCGGTAGAAGAAGTCACCCGTAATGAAATCTATGCCGATGGAATCAAGCTGACTCAGCAACGTTACCCGGCAGCGGGCACTGCAAACGTGCAGATAAAATTGGGCGTGATTGCACTGCCGCAGCAAACGGTGACATGGATTGATTTGGGCCAAGACACTGACTTTTACCTGCCGCGAGTAAAATGGCTGCCCGACAGCCGTCATCTGTCATTCCAGTGGCAAAGTCGTAATCAGCAGCAGTTAGACCTGCGCGTTGTGGATGTGCACTCAAACCAAGCGCCGCAAACGCTGGTCGCTGAACGCAATAACATCTGGATTAATCTCAATGACGATCTGCATTTCCTCAAGCAGGGCGGCTTCCTGTGGACGTCTGAGCGCAGCGGCTTTAAGCATATTTATCTGTTTGCCGCCGACGGCAAGGTAACACAGCAACTGACTCACGGAGACTGGGCAGTCGATAGTATTAGCCATGTGGATGAAAAACAGGGCTGGGTGTATTTCACCGGCCGTAAAGACAGTGATGTCGAGAAGCAGCTGTATAAAGTGCGTTTTGATGGCAGTGATTTGACCCGTTTATCAACCCAACATGGGATGCACCAAGCGGTATTTGCCGATAATAAAGCCGTCTATCTGGATTACTTTGACTCGCTATCACAGCCGCCGCA from Shewanella dokdonensis includes:
- a CDS encoding DPP IV N-terminal domain-containing protein, yielding MAIPFSLGSAASSAQTLSGGSEPLTVDRLYDSPDLAGSSPRQLKLSPDGARATFLVGRKDNLHFYDLWQMDVASGKVSMLLDASKLQQGELSDEEKARRERQRIYGEGIMEYAWADDGKALLIPSSGKLYYYTLADGKVRLLPTGDGFATDAKLSPKGHYVTFVAGQNLWLLTLANDKLTQLTKDGGGVIKNAMAEFVAQEEMGRMTGYWWAPDESAIAFNRVDESPVEEVTRNEIYADGIKLTQQRYPAAGTANVQIKLGVIALPQQTVTWIDLGQDTDFYLPRVKWLPDSRHLSFQWQSRNQQQLDLRVVDVHSNQAPQTLVAERNNIWINLNDDLHFLKQGGFLWTSERSGFKHIYLFAADGKVTQQLTHGDWAVDSISHVDEKQGWVYFTGRKDSDVEKQLYKVRFDGSDLTRLSTQHGMHQAVFADNKAVYLDYFDSLSQPPQVSLHDAEGKRLAWVEQNAVKPGHPLYQYAGLWQLPEFGTLTAEDGQTLHYRLFKPVNFDAHKQYPVLVRVYGGPHAQMVVNSWSSQDYFTQYLLQQGIAVFQLDNRGSGHHGLRFEQVIYQHLAVAEVADQKQGVDYLRTLPWVDANKIAVYGHSYGGYMALMCKLKAPDYFKVAISGAPVTDWSLYDTHYTERYLGNPHDNAEGYRLSSVLPYIGSYQSGLLMYHGMADDNVLFENSTRVYKALQDDGKLFEMINYPGAKHSMRGNKVKTHLYKSLTDFLERQFKRQ